The following coding sequences are from one Leptolyngbya sp. NIES-3755 window:
- a CDS encoding response regulator receiver protein (similar to AA sequence:cyanobase_aa:LBDG_30040): MIVEDEAVTRTALAVLLEHQGAIVISVGSIQEGIQALQSGFQPDLLVSNIRLPDGNGARVLEAIRQQDAEYKRQTPAIALTGEAIEMIRHDPDSAGFEIYLPKPYDSEILLTTIARLMSDRARE, translated from the coding sequence CGCTAGCTGTCCTTCTAGAGCATCAAGGCGCGATCGTGATTTCGGTTGGTTCTATTCAGGAGGGAATTCAGGCACTCCAGTCTGGATTTCAGCCCGATCTGTTAGTGAGTAATATTCGATTGCCAGATGGCAACGGGGCGCGAGTCCTAGAAGCGATTCGGCAACAAGATGCGGAATACAAACGACAAACGCCTGCAATCGCGCTCACCGGAGAAGCGATCGAGATGATTCGGCACGATCCAGATTCAGCCGGATTTGAGATCTATTTACCGAAGCCGTATGATTCTGAGATTCTATTAACGACGATCGCCCGACTGATGAGCGATCGTGCAAGAGAATGA
- a CDS encoding ABC-type transporter, integral membrane subunit (similar to AA sequence:cyanobase_aa:LBDG_30050), with protein sequence MSQYFLRRLLGLIPVLFGITLAVFVLLRFIPGDPAIVLAGERATPDQIAALRTQLGLDRPWYIQYFAFVGNLLQLNLGNSILSGIPVLDEIRSRWAATFELSIAAMFVAIVLGIPAGIIAAVQKNRWQDQMTIAGSLLGVSLPVYWLGLLLIYLFSVTLRWLPPSGRISLGFDIQPITGFYLLDTLLRFNLPAFIDVITHLILPALTLGTIPLAIVARITRSAMLEVLSQDYIRTAKAKGLSNHLVVLRHALKNALLPINTTIGLQFGTLLSGAVLTETIFSWAGIGSWIYEGILARDYPVVQGGVVFVAIVFVLINLLVDLSYAIIDPRIRY encoded by the coding sequence ATGTCGCAGTATTTTCTAAGACGGCTTTTGGGCTTGATTCCGGTGTTGTTTGGGATTACGTTGGCGGTCTTTGTGTTGTTGCGGTTTATTCCAGGTGATCCTGCGATCGTACTTGCAGGTGAACGCGCAACTCCAGATCAAATTGCTGCACTCCGGACTCAATTGGGACTCGATCGACCTTGGTATATTCAATATTTCGCTTTTGTTGGCAATCTATTGCAGTTAAATTTAGGCAATAGTATTTTGAGCGGAATTCCAGTGCTGGATGAGATTCGATCTCGATGGGCAGCAACGTTTGAATTGTCGATCGCGGCGATGTTTGTGGCGATCGTGCTCGGAATTCCAGCGGGCATTATTGCGGCAGTACAGAAGAATCGCTGGCAAGATCAAATGACGATCGCAGGATCGTTACTGGGTGTTTCACTTCCGGTTTACTGGTTGGGATTGTTATTAATCTATCTATTCTCAGTCACGTTAAGATGGTTGCCTCCGAGCGGTCGAATTAGTCTTGGCTTTGATATTCAACCAATTACGGGATTTTATTTATTAGATACATTGCTAAGATTTAATCTGCCAGCATTCATCGATGTGATTACGCATTTGATTCTTCCAGCATTGACTTTAGGAACCATTCCACTCGCGATCGTAGCCAGAATCACCCGCAGTGCAATGTTAGAGGTGCTTTCTCAAGATTATATTCGGACAGCTAAGGCGAAAGGACTCTCTAATCATCTAGTCGTTCTGCGTCATGCGTTGAAGAATGCACTATTACCGATTAATACGACGATCGGGCTTCAGTTTGGAACTTTATTAAGTGGCGCAGTCTTAACCGAGACAATCTTCTCTTGGGCTGGAATCGGCTCCTGGATCTACGAAGGAATTCTGGCGCGAGATTATCCGGTGGTTCAAGGCGGTGTAGTATTCGTTGCGATCGTATTTGTGTTAATCAATCTACTCGTTGATCTGTCGTATGCAATCATTGATCCAAGAATTCGATATTAG
- a CDS encoding ABC-type transporter, integral membrane subunit (similar to AA sequence:cyanobase_aa:LBDG_30060) yields MQSLIQEFDISRSRSWKRFWRSTSGRIGLVLTLGLFAIALLAPILRPAELGITPDVVSRLQPPSSTHLLGTDGLGRDLFTLIWYGIRTSLLISLVSVGIGAIFGLILGLIGGYFRGLIDALIRWFTEILLAFPSILLAIVILTIATNPNLSVSFAGITLFTIRLTSLQTVMLAVGIVQIPIFIRLTRSIVLSLREQDYIQAAKAIGATTPQILIKHILPGSLAPIIVQASLSLGTATLEAAGLGFLGLGAQPPTPELGTMLADSFRGGYFLTSLWTTLFPGLAITLIVLAFNLLGDGLRDGFDPRSQ; encoded by the coding sequence ATGCAATCATTGATCCAAGAATTCGATATTAGTCGCTCACGTTCATGGAAACGATTTTGGCGATCGACTTCGGGCAGAATCGGATTGGTGTTAACGCTTGGATTATTTGCGATCGCGCTTTTAGCTCCGATTCTACGACCCGCTGAACTAGGAATTACTCCCGATGTCGTTTCGCGTTTACAGCCTCCAAGCTCGACTCATTTACTTGGAACGGATGGATTAGGACGCGATTTGTTCACATTGATTTGGTATGGAATTCGCACCTCGTTGTTAATTAGCTTAGTATCAGTCGGAATTGGAGCGATATTTGGTTTGATTCTCGGTTTGATTGGCGGCTATTTTCGAGGATTGATCGATGCTTTAATTCGTTGGTTTACCGAGATTTTGCTGGCATTTCCTTCGATTTTATTAGCGATCGTCATTCTTACGATCGCCACTAATCCAAATCTAAGCGTCAGCTTTGCCGGAATCACACTCTTTACAATTCGCCTCACCAGTCTACAAACAGTCATGCTTGCAGTTGGAATTGTTCAAATCCCGATTTTTATTCGTCTTACTCGCAGTATCGTTTTATCCTTGAGAGAACAAGATTATATCCAAGCGGCAAAAGCGATCGGTGCGACAACTCCACAAATTCTGATTAAACACATTCTGCCTGGAAGTCTAGCGCCAATCATTGTTCAAGCCTCTTTATCTCTAGGAACCGCCACACTCGAAGCTGCGGGACTGGGATTTTTAGGACTGGGAGCACAACCCCCAACCCCAGAACTAGGCACAATGTTAGCCGATTCATTTCGAGGTGGATATTTTCTCACTTCGCTTTGGACAACTCTCTTTCCAGGATTAGCGATCACATTGATTGTGTTGGCATTTAACTTATTAGGCGATGGACTACGCGACGGGTTTGATCCTCGATCGCAATAG
- a CDS encoding TPR repeat protein (similar to AA sequence:cyanobase_aa:LBDG_30070), whose amino-acid sequence MKEIEVLLEALKNPDEEVRSDATQALWQIWFNQKGVAGLQTLQRAQVLLESGEASHAETVLSELIEQLPDFAEAWNRRAVLYFVQQQYRKAIADCQKVIELNPIHFGALHGLGLSYAALGEYRDAIAAFRQALEIQPYAIENQRLILECTAKLS is encoded by the coding sequence ATGAAAGAAATCGAAGTTCTGCTCGAAGCGTTGAAGAATCCTGATGAAGAAGTCCGATCCGATGCAACTCAGGCATTGTGGCAAATTTGGTTTAACCAAAAAGGTGTAGCAGGTCTTCAAACTCTACAACGAGCACAGGTACTTTTAGAGTCGGGTGAAGCGAGTCATGCAGAAACCGTTTTATCCGAACTCATTGAGCAGTTACCAGATTTTGCAGAAGCTTGGAATCGAAGAGCCGTTCTGTATTTTGTGCAGCAACAGTATCGAAAAGCGATCGCTGATTGTCAAAAAGTGATCGAGCTAAATCCGATCCATTTTGGAGCGTTACACGGATTGGGCTTATCTTATGCGGCACTTGGAGAGTATCGAGATGCGATCGCGGCTTTTCGCCAAGCTCTAGAGATTCAACCTTATGCGATCGAGAATCAGCGCTTGATCCTCGAATGTACCGCAAAGCTCAGTTAA
- a CDS encoding integral membrane sensor hybrid histidine kinase (similar to AA sequence:cyanobase_aa:LBDG_13800): MSVHRSQHRFNSIGSRLFINVLAGALIGLGGMALCFYFTLEQLAQNEIQGNLNTQVKSIEGQLAEVEQSTKILSSAVKTLHRSGNADPNLYKQLVLDSFQQRSTLSVGTGFAQSPFKLNPNQKGYLPYFWLDQNVPEQVGKALPVPNQTIRYSEVFKEVEDYLTKEYYTIPLAAGKGTWLEPYQWYGLSVTSYYLPTFDDRNQLIGMSLIDVNVSALSEQVKQPVISNGGHYAILSEKGNLLAYPPKPEKAKTLATYQDVPQLQPVWNQFQQDSGLIRAEGAYWAYRRIQKTNWIMIAVVPQAVVLTPVLTITIAATLSAGIVLAGVVFLFVRQLNRRLQPIVEECRQLATQSDSDAIVIQAAGDEIDSLSNSFHQMSEQLKRSFQVLERRVEERTIELKQAKELADSANQAKSEFLANMSHELRTPLNGILGYAQILQRTEPVTEKGYKGLDVIYQCGTHLLTLINDVLDLSKIEARKMELHPTGVHFPSFLDSVAEICRIRAEQKGIEFIYQPESDLQIGLSLDEKRLRQVLINLLGNAIKFTEHGSVRFIVKAQKLDKTYRIRFRIEDTGVGMSEDQLSKIFLPFEQVGDTKKQTEGTGLGLSISQSITALMQSELQVSSELGKGSFFWFDVELPEAADWAETSRSHSNGTMIGYEGARRKVLVIDDRWENRAVVMNLLEPLGFEVSEACNGKEGLESAIALQPDFIITDLLMPVMTGFEFLEQLRKIDSLKDVIAIVSSASVFESEQYKSIEAGANAFLAKPIQADQLFQILEQSLGLTWIHQAHEQTEPESDAIVLPSDELLQQFRTLVKRGDLDAVVSEAERVGKVHPEFSAFAQKLISLAEGYELKALENLVQL, translated from the coding sequence ATGTCTGTTCATCGTTCGCAACATCGATTTAACTCGATCGGCTCTCGTCTTTTTATCAATGTGCTTGCAGGTGCATTGATCGGTTTGGGCGGTATGGCACTCTGCTTTTACTTCACGCTAGAGCAACTCGCTCAAAACGAGATTCAAGGAAACCTCAATACTCAAGTTAAATCGATCGAAGGACAGCTTGCAGAGGTTGAGCAATCGACAAAAATCCTTTCTTCCGCTGTTAAAACCTTACACAGAAGCGGTAACGCCGATCCAAATCTGTATAAACAACTCGTTCTAGACAGTTTTCAACAGCGATCGACACTCAGCGTTGGAACCGGATTTGCACAGTCGCCATTCAAACTGAATCCCAATCAAAAAGGCTACCTGCCTTATTTCTGGCTCGACCAAAATGTTCCAGAACAAGTTGGAAAAGCACTACCCGTCCCGAATCAAACCATTCGCTATTCGGAAGTGTTCAAAGAAGTTGAAGACTATCTGACAAAGGAGTATTACACGATTCCACTCGCAGCAGGGAAAGGAACTTGGCTTGAGCCTTATCAATGGTACGGGCTTTCAGTCACTTCATATTATTTACCCACGTTTGACGATCGCAATCAACTAATCGGCATGAGTTTGATTGATGTCAACGTCTCCGCACTGAGTGAGCAAGTCAAGCAGCCCGTAATTTCCAATGGCGGACACTATGCCATTCTGAGCGAGAAAGGAAATCTGCTTGCCTATCCACCGAAACCAGAAAAAGCGAAAACACTGGCAACCTATCAGGATGTTCCCCAGTTGCAGCCTGTTTGGAACCAGTTTCAGCAAGATTCGGGGCTGATTCGGGCAGAAGGAGCTTACTGGGCATACCGACGCATTCAGAAAACCAACTGGATCATGATCGCAGTCGTACCGCAAGCTGTTGTCCTGACTCCGGTATTGACCATTACGATCGCGGCAACATTGAGTGCAGGAATTGTGCTTGCAGGCGTTGTTTTTCTGTTTGTGCGGCAACTCAATCGACGGTTACAGCCGATTGTCGAGGAATGTCGTCAACTTGCAACCCAAAGTGATTCGGATGCGATCGTGATTCAAGCGGCGGGCGATGAGATTGACAGCCTATCGAATTCGTTCCATCAAATGTCGGAGCAACTTAAGCGATCGTTCCAAGTTCTAGAGCGTCGAGTCGAAGAAAGAACCATTGAACTCAAGCAAGCGAAAGAACTGGCGGACTCGGCGAACCAGGCAAAAAGCGAATTTTTAGCCAACATGAGTCATGAACTCAGAACACCGCTGAATGGAATTTTAGGATATGCTCAAATCTTGCAGCGAACAGAGCCAGTCACAGAGAAGGGGTACAAAGGATTAGATGTCATCTATCAGTGTGGAACTCATCTTTTAACTTTAATCAATGATGTGCTAGACCTCTCCAAGATCGAGGCTCGAAAGATGGAACTGCACCCAACAGGAGTCCATTTTCCTTCATTCCTCGATAGTGTTGCTGAGATTTGCCGAATTCGGGCAGAGCAGAAAGGCATTGAGTTCATCTACCAACCTGAGTCGGACTTGCAGATCGGACTCTCCCTCGATGAAAAACGTCTGCGTCAAGTGCTGATCAATTTATTGGGGAATGCGATTAAATTTACTGAGCACGGCAGCGTTCGCTTTATTGTTAAAGCTCAGAAGCTAGACAAAACCTATCGAATTCGCTTCCGGATTGAAGATACTGGAGTCGGAATGTCTGAAGATCAGCTTAGTAAAATCTTTCTTCCGTTTGAACAAGTTGGAGATACGAAAAAACAAACCGAAGGAACGGGACTCGGACTCTCGATCAGTCAGAGCATTACCGCATTGATGCAAAGTGAACTACAGGTTAGTAGCGAACTTGGAAAAGGCAGCTTCTTTTGGTTTGATGTTGAGCTTCCAGAAGCAGCAGATTGGGCAGAAACTTCGCGCTCCCACTCTAATGGAACCATGATTGGTTATGAGGGAGCAAGACGAAAGGTACTTGTGATTGACGATCGATGGGAAAATCGTGCTGTTGTGATGAATCTACTAGAGCCGCTTGGATTTGAGGTGAGCGAAGCTTGTAACGGCAAAGAAGGCTTGGAAAGCGCGATCGCACTGCAACCCGACTTTATCATTACCGACTTGCTGATGCCTGTGATGACTGGGTTCGAGTTTCTGGAACAATTGAGAAAGATTGACTCTCTGAAAGATGTGATTGCGATCGTTTCTTCTGCAAGTGTCTTTGAATCTGAACAATATAAGAGCATTGAGGCAGGTGCGAATGCGTTCTTGGCAAAACCAATTCAAGCCGATCAACTGTTCCAGATTCTAGAACAATCGCTTGGACTAACTTGGATTCATCAAGCACATGAGCAAACTGAACCAGAATCAGATGCGATCGTCCTTCCATCCGATGAGCTATTGCAGCAGTTTAGAACCTTAGTTAAACGTGGCGATTTAGATGCGGTTGTGAGTGAAGCCGAACGAGTTGGAAAAGTACATCCTGAGTTTTCTGCTTTTGCTCAGAAATTGATTTCTTTGGCTGAAGGTTACGAACTAAAAGCGCTTGAAAACCTTGTTCAACTCTAG
- a CDS encoding response regulator receiver sensor signal transduction histidine kinase (similar to AA sequence:cyanobase_aa:Npun_F3833): MQIETTGFILVVDDNTTNLSVLSQALKQVGWKVRVAMDGESALQKVQEERPELILLDVMMPGIDGFETCRRLKADAATHDIPVIFMTALSDTESKIKGLSIGAVDYIAKPFEQEEVIARVKIHLQLRQLQSNLAREVEKRTCELSATLEELQRSQQQLIQSEKLSTLGQLVAGVAHELNNPIGCIVSNIHPALETVSELEQVIRFYQQRFPEATERLEQELDIDVEFNLADLPKLLNSMQLSADRIQAMSVSLRSFSRSDSERKVRANLRDGLDCTLVILEHRLKANSIRPRIEVLKQYDDIFVECYPGPLSQVFMNLLANAIDALNEACSAAPQIQIQTEVTDKAAIVRIRDNGGGIPLEVQSQIFESTFTTKAAGKGTGLGLSISHQIIVEKHGGQLTCTSEMGQGTEFTISIPRL; encoded by the coding sequence ATGCAGATTGAAACTACTGGATTTATTCTCGTTGTGGATGACAACACAACGAATTTGTCTGTCTTGTCTCAGGCTTTGAAGCAAGTGGGCTGGAAAGTGCGAGTCGCAATGGATGGAGAAAGCGCGTTGCAAAAAGTACAGGAAGAGCGCCCAGAATTGATTTTGCTCGATGTGATGATGCCAGGAATTGATGGCTTTGAAACGTGCCGTCGTCTTAAAGCAGATGCAGCAACGCACGATATTCCAGTCATCTTTATGACGGCACTTTCAGACACCGAAAGCAAAATCAAAGGTCTTTCCATTGGAGCCGTTGACTACATCGCAAAACCGTTTGAACAAGAGGAAGTGATTGCAAGAGTTAAAATTCATCTACAACTCAGGCAGCTTCAATCTAACCTGGCACGAGAAGTCGAAAAACGAACCTGCGAACTTTCTGCAACCTTAGAAGAATTGCAGCGATCGCAACAACAACTCATTCAGAGCGAGAAGCTATCGACCTTGGGGCAGTTAGTTGCTGGAGTTGCACACGAACTCAATAATCCGATCGGCTGCATTGTCAGTAACATCCATCCTGCTCTGGAAACTGTCAGTGAACTAGAGCAAGTTATTCGCTTTTATCAGCAACGCTTTCCGGAGGCGACGGAGCGATTGGAACAAGAACTTGACATTGATGTTGAATTCAATTTAGCCGATCTTCCAAAACTTCTTAATTCGATGCAGTTGAGTGCCGATCGAATTCAAGCGATGTCTGTTTCTTTGCGGAGTTTTTCTCGATCGGATTCCGAGCGTAAAGTCAGAGCAAACTTGCGCGACGGATTAGATTGTACTTTAGTGATTCTGGAGCATCGATTAAAAGCGAACTCGATTCGTCCCAGGATTGAAGTTCTCAAGCAATACGATGATATTTTTGTCGAATGCTATCCCGGACCACTGAGCCAAGTCTTCATGAATCTACTTGCAAATGCGATCGATGCACTCAACGAAGCTTGTTCTGCTGCACCTCAGATTCAGATTCAAACTGAGGTAACTGATAAAGCTGCCATTGTGCGGATTCGAGACAATGGTGGAGGAATTCCGCTAGAAGTGCAATCTCAGATTTTTGAATCGACCTTTACGACGAAAGCGGCTGGAAAAGGAACCGGATTAGGACTTTCAATCAGCCATCAAATCATCGTTGAAAAGCATGGTGGGCAATTGACTTGCACTTCAGAAATGGGTCAGGGCACAGAGTTTACGATTTCAATTCCGCGACTCTAA
- a CDS encoding response regulator receiver sensor signal transduction histidine kinase (similar to AA sequence:cyanobase_aa:LBDG_13790) gives MTPSQAILIVDDNPTNLQVLSEALTIAGFQVAVATSGERAIKQARYRLPELILMDIMMPEMDGFEACRQLKCDTLTQQVPLIFMTALSDTDSKIRGFSLGAVDYITKPFQQEEVIARVRTHLQLRNFARTLETQNDRLKQEIEQREKAETDLRQTQSQLIHSEKMSSLGQLVAGIAHEINNPINFIHGNLNHTETYTQDLLRLVQAYQSQYPEPNESVEIIAEDIDLDFLVADFPKIIRSMQTGADRIREIVTSLRTFSRLDEAEVKAADLHEGLDSTLMILRHRLEATSKHPEIEVFKQYDPLPRIECYAGQLNQVFMHLMSNAIDSLELRCTESDPTWTPAIWIQTRLLDSEHVEIRITDNGVGIPEAILEQIFDPFFTTKPIGQGTGMGLAIAYQIVSQTHQGKLFCSSSPEKTEFVIQIPVCQYTT, from the coding sequence ATGACTCCCTCGCAAGCTATTTTAATCGTAGATGACAATCCGACGAACCTCCAGGTTTTATCTGAAGCATTAACGATCGCTGGATTTCAAGTTGCTGTGGCGACGAGTGGTGAGCGGGCGATTAAACAAGCCCGGTATCGTCTGCCAGAACTCATTCTCATGGACATCATGATGCCGGAGATGGACGGGTTTGAAGCTTGTCGGCAACTTAAATGCGACACTCTCACTCAGCAGGTTCCACTCATTTTTATGACGGCGCTTTCAGATACCGACAGCAAGATTAGAGGCTTCTCGCTTGGAGCCGTCGATTACATCACAAAACCGTTTCAGCAAGAGGAAGTGATCGCGAGAGTGCGGACACATTTGCAATTGAGAAACTTTGCTCGAACTTTGGAAACGCAGAACGATCGCTTAAAACAGGAAATCGAACAGCGTGAGAAAGCTGAAACGGATCTGCGCCAAACTCAGAGTCAATTAATCCATAGTGAAAAAATGTCTTCTCTCGGTCAGTTGGTTGCGGGAATTGCTCATGAAATCAACAATCCAATCAATTTTATTCATGGCAATCTGAACCACACTGAAACTTATACTCAAGATCTTCTTAGATTAGTTCAGGCTTATCAGAGTCAATATCCTGAGCCGAATGAATCAGTTGAAATCATTGCCGAAGACATTGATCTTGATTTTTTAGTCGCTGATTTTCCGAAAATCATTCGATCGATGCAAACCGGAGCCGATCGCATTCGTGAGATTGTGACCTCTTTGCGGACGTTTTCGCGTTTAGATGAGGCTGAAGTGAAAGCCGCAGATTTGCACGAAGGGTTGGATAGTACTTTAATGATTTTGCGACATCGACTGGAAGCAACCTCGAAGCATCCAGAAATTGAGGTATTCAAACAATACGATCCGTTGCCACGAATTGAATGTTATGCAGGACAACTGAATCAGGTTTTTATGCACTTGATGAGTAATGCGATCGATTCTCTAGAGCTTCGGTGTACAGAGTCAGATCCAACCTGGACTCCAGCGATTTGGATTCAAACTAGATTATTAGATTCAGAACACGTTGAAATTCGGATTACAGACAATGGGGTTGGAATTCCTGAAGCGATTCTAGAACAGATTTTTGACCCATTCTTCACGACAAAGCCGATTGGACAAGGCACAGGAATGGGACTTGCGATCGCTTATCAGATTGTGAGTCAGACTCACCAGGGCAAATTATTTTGTAGTTCATCCCCAGAGAAAACCGAATTCGTGATTCAAATCCCAGTTTGTCAGTACACAACCTAA